In the genome of Geotrypetes seraphini chromosome 16, aGeoSer1.1, whole genome shotgun sequence, one region contains:
- the WRAP53 gene encoding telomerase Cajal body protein 1, whose translation MDSEAAGSEPAPDYSGECDTNVDCAERLPEAGPLACEVSDSGVMDALLVPSVEEQPSDRVAKALLAVEPPVADRAEQEVLLQQSAESEELPLSEGSCRESTEGLYFSLGYDFTHIPCMLTGSRTEYSDVFENFLKGCKWAPDGSCLLTNSADNILRIYNLPPELYSGQWEDNLVEMSPVLRMTEGDTVYDFCWYTQMTSADPETCFIASSSRDNPVHIWDAFSGSLKATFRPYNHLDELTAPHSLCFTPDGSQLFCGFDKMVRVFNTSRPGRECEQRPTVIKKQGQAGIISCITFNQSLDVYACGSYAKTVGLYSQDDGAVLSVLQGHQGGVTHLLFSPDGTCLFTGGRKDPEILCWDLRQPGKVLFSMLRSVTTNQRMYFDAELYGRHLVSGNTEGLVSVWDTSLAPSDGPEPILEPVLKFQAQQDCINGISLHPTLPLLATASGQRIMPEPLDSSEEDDADDVLMTSRHIRSENSLRLWWCGALEEPPCFTGQPAGTV comes from the exons ATGGATTCAGAAGCTGCTGGGAGTGAACCAGCACCGGACTACAGTGGCGAATGTGATACAAACGTTGATTGCGCTGAGAGACTGCCAGAGGCTGGGCCCCTGGCATGTGAAGTCTCCGACAGTGGGGTGATGGATGCTCTGTTGGTGCCTTCTGTTGAAGAGCAGCCTTCGGATCGTGTAGCCAAAGCACTGCTCGCTGTAGAGCCACCCGTCGCAGATAGAGCTGAACAGGAGGTCTTGCTCCAGCAATCTGCTGAGAGTGAGGAGCTGCCACTGTCGGAGGGATCCTGCAGAGAATCCACCGAGGGTCTTTATTT CTCCCTTGGGTATGATTTTACTCACATTCCCTGCATGCTGACAGGATCTCGGACAGAGTACTCGGACGTGTTCGAGAACTTCTTAAAAGGCTGCAAATG GGCTCCTGACGGATCTTGCCTGCTGACCAACAGTGCTGACAACATCCTGCGAATTTATAACCTCCCCCCTGAACTCTACAGTGGCCAGTGGGAGGACAATCTGGTGGAAATG AGCCCCGTACTGCGGATGACAGAAGGAGACACTGTGTATGATTTCTGCTGGTACACACAGATGACCTCCgcagacccagaaacctgctt TATCGCTAGTAGTAGCAGGGACAATCCAGTTCACATCTGGGATGCTTTCTCTGGAAGCCTGAAAGCCACCTTCCGGCCATACAACCATCTG GATGAATTGACAGCCCCCCACTCCCTTTGTTTCACTCCTGATGGGTCCCAGCTTTTCTGTGGCTTTGACAAAATGGTACGGGTGTTTAACACCAGCCGGCCAGGTCGGGAGTGTGAACAGAGGCCAACTGTGA TAAAGAAGCAGGGACAGGCTGGGATCATCTCCTGCATCACCTTCAATCAGTCTCTAGATGTTTACGCCTGCGGCTCCTATGCCAAGACAGTGGGGTTGTACTCGCAAGACGACGGAGCTGTGCTGTCTGTTCTGCAGGGGCATCAGGGGGGTGTCACCCACTTGCTCTTCTCCCCGGATGGGACCTGCCTCTTCACTGGAGGGCGCAAG GACCCTGAGATTCTGTGCTGGGACCTGAGACAGCCAGGGAAAGTGCTTTTCTCCATGCTCAGGAGCGTCACTACAAACCAGAGGATGTACTTTGATGCAGAACT GTACGGCAGGCATCTGGTGAGCGGTAACACAGAGGGGCTGGTTTCAGTCTGGGACACTTCTTTAGCCCCCTCAGATGGTCCAGAACCAATCCTGGAACCAGTGCTTAAGTTCCAGGCGCAGCAAGACTGTATCAATGGAATCAG CCTGCATCCCACTTTGCCTCTACTGGCCACTGCCTCTGGCCAGCGTATAATGCCTGAGCCCCTGGATAGTTCAGAAGAGGATGATGCAGATGACGTCCTTATGACTTCCCGTCATATCCGGAGTGAGAACTCTCTGCGGCTCTGGTGGTGTGGCGCTTTGGAAGAACCTCCATGCTTCACCGGGCAGCCTGCTGGAACTGTATAA